One stretch of Segatella copri DNA includes these proteins:
- the ruvX gene encoding Holliday junction resolvase RuvX, producing MRILSIDYGKKRTGLAVTDPLQIIANGLATVSTHELFTYIETYIQKEQVERIVIGKPMQPNGQPSENLARVENFYNRWRKAHPEIPIEYYDERFTSVLAHRAMIDGGVKKKVRKENKGLVDEISATIILQDYLQSRR from the coding sequence ATGCGAATTTTATCTATAGATTACGGTAAAAAACGTACCGGACTGGCTGTGACCGACCCATTGCAGATTATTGCCAATGGGTTGGCCACAGTTTCTACACATGAACTTTTCACTTATATCGAAACTTATATTCAGAAAGAACAGGTGGAGCGTATTGTTATCGGAAAACCGATGCAACCTAACGGGCAGCCAAGTGAAAACCTGGCAAGAGTAGAAAACTTCTACAACCGTTGGCGAAAGGCTCATCCTGAAATTCCAATTGAATATTATGACGAGAGATTTACATCAGTCCTGGCACATAGAGCCATGATAGATGGAGGTGTAAAGAAGAAAGTGAGAAAAGAAAATAAAGGATTGGTAGACGAGATAAGTGCTACCATCATATTACAGGATTATTTGCAATCAAGAAGATAA
- a CDS encoding DUF3332 domain-containing protein translates to MKKNLTKPVIAVLLGALTFSSCIGSFGLTNSVLDWNKRATDNKFVNEIIFVLISPAYAVCSFADLLVLNSIEFWTGNKVIGQVGTTKDVMGKDGRMYAIKTLKNGYEITDPDGEKSYFVFDKKHKSWSYSKDGDIRELFSFNEDGSIQACLPSGEKINVPADANGLYQVRMAMNDGLFYAFNK, encoded by the coding sequence ATGAAGAAAAATTTAACTAAACCTGTCATCGCAGTCCTGTTGGGCGCCTTGACATTCAGTTCTTGCATCGGCTCATTTGGCCTGACAAATTCCGTACTTGACTGGAACAAGAGAGCAACAGACAACAAGTTTGTAAACGAGATTATCTTCGTGCTTATCTCTCCAGCTTACGCAGTATGTTCATTTGCAGACCTTCTCGTTCTCAACTCTATCGAGTTCTGGACAGGCAACAAGGTGATTGGCCAGGTAGGAACTACTAAGGACGTAATGGGTAAGGATGGTCGCATGTATGCCATCAAGACATTGAAGAATGGCTACGAGATTACCGACCCAGATGGTGAGAAATCATACTTTGTGTTCGACAAGAAGCACAAGAGTTGGTCATACAGCAAGGATGGCGATATCCGTGAGCTTTTCAGCTTCAACGAGGATGGCAGCATCCAGGCTTGCTTGCCAAGTGGCGAGAAGATCAACGTCCCAGCAGATGCCAATGGTTTATACCAGGTTCGCATGGCTATGAATGATGGTTTGTTCTATGCATTCAATAAGTAA
- a CDS encoding YtxH domain-containing protein, producing MKTLGYIGAFLGGAIAGTALGLIFAPEKGEDTRSKIAGAVDDFCKKHDIKLSRKDVDDLVDDIKDAAPEV from the coding sequence ATGAAAACATTAGGTTACATTGGTGCTTTCCTCGGCGGTGCTATCGCTGGTACAGCACTCGGTTTGATTTTCGCTCCTGAGAAGGGTGAGGATACACGTAGTAAGATTGCAGGTGCAGTAGACGATTTCTGCAAGAAGCACGACATCAAGTTGAGCCGTAAGGACGTTGATGATCTGGTTGACGATATCAAGGACGCAGCTCCTGAGGTTTAA
- a CDS encoding RelA/SpoT family protein, translating into MNETPFKFTSEEKEQTLQILERLRTAVGDTFKPGDEQHLREDIQHAFINHQIKRNVFGMNPILAALQTAEIAVNEIGLKRDGIIAILMQTSVIDGYQTIEEIQKKYGDSVAHIISGLLRIHDLYKRNPIIESENFRNLLISFSEDMRVILIMIADRVNVMRQIRDTKQEEAKHEVSEEASYLYAPLAHKLGLYKLKSELEDLSLKYLEHDAYYMIKDKLNATKASRDAYIARFIQPIQEKLDAAGLKYHMKGRTKSIHSIWQKMKKQKCAFEGVYDLFAIRIILDAPREKEYMQCWQTFALITDMYQPNPKRMRDWLSVPKSNGYESLHTTVLGPENKWVEVQIRTERMDDIAEHGLAAHWRYKGIKQGEGGIDEWLANIRAALESNDDLQLMDQFTTDLKEDEVYVFTPKGDLLNFQKGATVLDFAYYIHSRIGNTCVGGKINGRAVTFRQELHSGDQVEILTQSNQKPRREWLNIVQTSKAKAKIRLALKETQKKDGLYAKELLERRFKNRKLEIDESIMARIIKKMGYKENSDFYKDVAEEKIDVNSIIERYIEERDHDLNLANTNKPAESAENFEFENPTEELMKQSDDVLVIDEHLKGIDFELAHCCHPIYGDPIFGFVTISKGIKVHRMDCPNAKELRRRFGYRIVKAKWSGKGTSKYAITLRIIGNDDIGIVSNITNIISKEDKLIMRGINISSKDGLFSGNVTVMIDDAGKTDALIKKLSAVKGVKQVTRI; encoded by the coding sequence ATGAACGAAACACCTTTTAAATTCACATCCGAAGAAAAGGAACAGACACTCCAAATCCTGGAGCGCCTGAGAACCGCCGTGGGCGACACATTCAAGCCAGGCGATGAGCAGCATCTGCGTGAAGACATACAGCATGCCTTCATCAACCATCAGATCAAGCGCAATGTCTTCGGAATGAATCCAATACTCGCTGCCCTGCAAACCGCAGAAATCGCAGTAAACGAGATAGGTCTGAAACGAGATGGCATCATCGCCATCCTGATGCAGACCAGCGTCATCGATGGCTATCAGACCATCGAAGAGATACAGAAGAAATACGGAGATAGCGTAGCCCACATTATCAGTGGTCTGCTTCGCATCCACGATTTATACAAGCGCAACCCTATCATAGAGAGCGAGAACTTCCGCAACCTGCTTATCTCATTCTCTGAGGATATGCGCGTCATCCTCATCATGATTGCCGACCGCGTGAACGTGATGAGACAGATACGCGATACCAAACAGGAAGAGGCAAAGCATGAAGTAAGCGAAGAGGCAAGCTACCTCTATGCCCCACTCGCCCACAAACTGGGACTCTACAAGCTGAAGAGCGAACTGGAAGACCTCAGTCTGAAGTATCTCGAGCACGATGCCTACTATATGATAAAGGACAAGCTGAACGCCACCAAAGCTTCGCGCGATGCCTATATCGCCCGCTTCATCCAGCCAATCCAGGAAAAGCTCGATGCTGCCGGTCTGAAATATCACATGAAGGGCCGCACCAAGAGTATCCACTCCATCTGGCAGAAGATGAAAAAGCAGAAGTGCGCCTTCGAGGGTGTATACGATCTCTTTGCCATCCGTATTATCCTCGATGCGCCAAGAGAGAAAGAGTATATGCAGTGCTGGCAGACCTTTGCCCTCATCACAGACATGTATCAGCCAAACCCAAAGCGTATGCGCGACTGGCTCAGCGTGCCTAAGAGCAACGGTTATGAAAGTCTGCATACCACCGTACTGGGTCCTGAAAACAAATGGGTAGAGGTACAGATCAGAACCGAGCGCATGGACGATATTGCAGAGCACGGACTCGCTGCCCACTGGCGCTACAAGGGCATCAAGCAGGGAGAAGGCGGTATCGACGAATGGCTTGCCAATATCCGTGCTGCCCTGGAAAGCAACGATGATCTGCAGCTGATGGACCAGTTTACCACCGATCTGAAGGAAGACGAAGTATACGTGTTCACTCCAAAGGGCGACCTGCTGAACTTCCAGAAGGGAGCTACGGTACTCGACTTTGCCTACTATATCCACTCCCGCATCGGCAATACCTGTGTGGGTGGAAAGATTAACGGAAGAGCCGTCACCTTCCGACAGGAACTCCATTCGGGAGATCAGGTAGAAATCCTCACACAGAGCAACCAGAAGCCACGCCGCGAATGGCTCAACATCGTGCAGACATCCAAGGCTAAAGCCAAGATTCGTCTAGCGCTGAAGGAAACCCAGAAGAAGGACGGCCTCTATGCCAAGGAACTTCTGGAGCGCCGATTCAAGAACAGGAAACTGGAAATTGATGAGAGCATCATGGCGCGCATCATCAAGAAAATGGGATATAAGGAGAACTCAGACTTCTATAAGGATGTAGCCGAGGAGAAAATCGACGTGAACAGCATCATCGAGAGATACATAGAGGAACGCGACCACGACCTGAACCTCGCCAATACCAACAAGCCTGCAGAAAGTGCAGAGAATTTTGAGTTTGAGAATCCTACCGAGGAACTGATGAAGCAGAGCGACGATGTGCTGGTTATCGATGAGCACCTCAAGGGCATCGATTTCGAACTAGCTCATTGCTGCCACCCTATCTACGGCGACCCAATCTTCGGATTCGTTACCATCAGCAAGGGTATCAAGGTACATCGCATGGATTGTCCTAACGCCAAGGAACTGCGCCGCCGTTTCGGTTACCGCATCGTGAAGGCGAAATGGAGCGGCAAGGGAACATCCAAGTATGCCATCACGCTACGCATCATCGGAAACGACGATATCGGTATTGTGAGCAACATCACCAACATCATTTCCAAGGAAGATAAACTCATCATGCGAGGCATCAACATCTCTTCCAAGGATGGTCTCTTCTCTGGCAATGTTACCGTAATGATTGATGATGCCGGCAAGACCGATGCACTCATCAAGAAACTGAGCGCCGTGAAGGGCGTTAAGCAGGTAACGAGAATATAA
- the pheS gene encoding phenylalanine--tRNA ligase subunit alpha has product MLLEKIDELLKEVSTLTAQNAEEVEQLRIKYLSKKGEINALMADFRTVPADQKKEVGVKINELKNAALDKINGLKEQMEEAEASSDDIDLTRTAYPVALGTRHPLTVVKNQIIDIFARMGFTLFQGPEVDDDKHVFTMLNFAADHPARDMQDTFFIEKTNSDDVTKNVLLRSHTSGDEAHYMETHEPPIRVLCPGRVYRNEAISARAHCFFHQVEGLYVDKNVSFTDLKQVLLTFAREMFGADTKIRLRPSYFPFTEPSAEMDISCNICGGKGCNFCKHTGWVEILGCGMVDPHDLEACGIDSNVYTGYAFGMGVERITNLKYRVSDLRLFSENDTRFLREFESAK; this is encoded by the coding sequence ATGTTATTAGAAAAAATAGACGAACTCTTGAAAGAAGTGAGCACTTTGACTGCCCAAAACGCAGAAGAAGTAGAGCAGCTTCGAATCAAGTATCTGAGCAAGAAGGGCGAGATTAACGCCCTTATGGCCGACTTCCGCACAGTGCCAGCCGACCAGAAGAAAGAGGTTGGTGTAAAAATCAACGAGCTGAAGAACGCAGCCCTTGATAAGATCAACGGACTGAAGGAGCAGATGGAAGAAGCCGAGGCATCAAGCGATGATATCGACTTGACCCGTACCGCCTACCCTGTAGCACTCGGTACCCGCCATCCACTCACCGTAGTGAAGAATCAGATTATCGACATTTTCGCTCGCATGGGCTTTACCCTTTTCCAGGGTCCTGAGGTAGATGACGACAAGCACGTATTTACGATGCTCAACTTTGCTGCCGACCACCCGGCCCGCGATATGCAGGACACCTTCTTTATAGAGAAGACCAACAGCGACGATGTTACCAAGAATGTGCTCCTCCGCAGCCATACTTCTGGCGACGAGGCTCACTATATGGAAACTCATGAGCCACCTATCCGTGTGCTCTGCCCAGGCCGCGTTTACCGTAACGAGGCTATCAGCGCCCGCGCTCACTGTTTCTTCCATCAGGTAGAAGGTCTCTATGTAGATAAGAACGTAAGTTTCACCGACCTCAAGCAGGTGCTCCTTACCTTTGCCCGTGAGATGTTTGGTGCAGATACCAAGATTCGTCTCCGTCCTAGCTACTTCCCATTCACAGAACCTAGTGCCGAGATGGATATCTCCTGCAACATCTGTGGCGGTAAGGGTTGCAACTTCTGCAAGCATACCGGATGGGTTGAGATTTTAGGTTGCGGTATGGTTGACCCTCATGATCTTGAGGCTTGCGGTATCGACAGCAATGTCTATACGGGTTATGCCTTCGGTATGGGCGTTGAGCGTATCACCAACTTGAAATATCGCGTGAGCGACCTTCGTCTCTTCTCTGAGAACGATACTCGTTTCTTGCGCGAGTTTGAGTCTGCGAAGTAA
- a CDS encoding tetratricopeptide repeat protein, with protein MKKILLVLFMVMGAMSTSAQYRVDRLVTAGRSALYYEDFVLSIKYFNLAIGAKPYLYEPWYYRSVAKFNLDDFTGAESDASEALHLNPYINDIYDLRAICRIRQNRFDDAIADYNEAIRLEPRNRNYWFNRAICQMENKKYEAAQQELDTIVEKWKDWSNAYSLKAEVYLHQKDTVQAEKWLDKSLQLNPYDGDAWTTRAYMALARKEWKTADEALTKSLHFKPNNVNSYINRALARINLNNLRGAMSDYDNALELDPNNFLAHYNRGLMRVQLGDDNRAITDFDFIIKMEPQNFMAIFNRALLHDKTGNLRAAIRDYTMVINQFPNFWTGLSNRASCYRRLGMTAKAEMDEFRIFKAQMNKHIGIQPRWSAKTKKEMRKRSEVDPNKFASLVVDDEPKYEHNYKSEYRGKVQNRQVETAFLPMYQLSYFPNNQNVSGVQAYDKEVDALNQHTKADKVYIVCSKEQLDENGSMKIFSMIDKLSAELSVASDNETRKRLLMRRAIAHSVLRDFEAAIGDFTYYISLDDKNSLAYWQRAVCQAEMDEFNKAEGKGVLNIHSAEADFSDAIRLNSNNAYIYYNRGNLHAGRNELSKAIDDYTIALRIDNRLAEAYYNRGIARAKSGNKQTAIQDLSKAGELGLYDAYSVIKRLNKSK; from the coding sequence ATGAAGAAGATTCTCTTAGTTCTTTTTATGGTAATGGGCGCCATGTCGACTTCTGCCCAATATCGTGTAGACCGACTTGTTACGGCCGGTCGGAGTGCATTGTATTATGAGGATTTCGTCCTTTCAATCAAGTATTTTAATCTGGCTATCGGTGCCAAGCCTTATCTGTATGAGCCTTGGTATTACCGCAGTGTGGCAAAATTTAATCTGGATGACTTTACGGGTGCCGAAAGTGATGCCAGCGAGGCGTTGCATCTCAATCCCTATATCAATGATATTTATGACTTGAGAGCCATCTGTCGCATCAGACAAAACAGGTTTGATGATGCGATAGCTGACTATAATGAGGCTATCAGACTGGAACCGCGCAACCGAAATTACTGGTTCAACCGTGCTATCTGCCAGATGGAAAACAAAAAGTATGAGGCGGCGCAACAGGAACTGGATACCATCGTGGAAAAATGGAAAGACTGGTCGAATGCTTATTCGCTCAAGGCTGAAGTGTATCTGCATCAGAAAGATACCGTGCAGGCTGAGAAATGGCTAGACAAGAGTCTGCAGCTCAATCCGTATGATGGGGATGCCTGGACTACGCGTGCCTATATGGCGCTGGCTAGAAAGGAATGGAAAACGGCTGATGAGGCGCTGACCAAGAGTCTGCATTTCAAACCTAACAATGTGAACAGTTACATTAACCGTGCTTTGGCGCGTATCAATCTGAATAACCTCAGGGGGGCGATGAGTGATTATGACAATGCCCTTGAGCTGGATCCGAACAATTTCCTGGCTCATTATAATAGAGGACTGATGCGTGTACAGTTGGGTGATGATAACCGTGCTATCACCGATTTCGACTTCATTATCAAGATGGAACCCCAGAACTTCATGGCTATCTTCAACCGAGCTCTATTGCATGACAAGACCGGTAATCTGAGAGCAGCCATCAGGGATTATACTATGGTTATCAACCAGTTCCCTAACTTCTGGACCGGTTTGTCTAACCGTGCCAGCTGTTACCGACGCCTGGGTATGACAGCCAAGGCAGAGATGGATGAATTCCGTATCTTCAAGGCGCAGATGAACAAGCATATCGGAATCCAGCCGAGATGGAGCGCAAAGACCAAGAAGGAGATGCGTAAGCGCTCTGAGGTTGACCCGAATAAGTTTGCTTCGTTGGTAGTAGATGACGAACCGAAGTATGAACACAACTATAAGAGCGAGTATCGTGGTAAGGTTCAGAACCGTCAGGTAGAAACCGCCTTCCTGCCGATGTATCAGCTCTCTTATTTCCCAAACAATCAGAATGTAAGTGGAGTTCAGGCTTATGACAAAGAGGTTGATGCGCTCAATCAGCATACCAAGGCAGACAAGGTTTATATCGTTTGCAGTAAGGAGCAGCTCGATGAGAATGGTTCTATGAAGATATTCTCGATGATTGATAAACTTTCGGCGGAGTTGAGTGTGGCGAGCGATAATGAAACCAGAAAACGTCTCCTGATGCGCAGGGCCATCGCTCATAGTGTACTTCGTGATTTTGAGGCTGCCATCGGTGATTTCACCTATTATATCTCGCTCGATGACAAGAACTCTTTGGCTTACTGGCAGCGTGCTGTCTGCCAGGCTGAGATGGATGAATTTAACAAGGCTGAGGGCAAGGGTGTTCTGAACATCCATTCTGCTGAGGCTGATTTCAGTGATGCCATCCGCCTGAACAGTAACAATGCTTACATCTATTATAATAGAGGTAATCTTCATGCAGGCAGAAACGAACTTTCAAAGGCAATAGATGATTATACCATTGCCTTGAGAATTGATAACCGCCTTGCAGAGGCTTATTATAATAGAGGTATAGCACGAGCCAAGAGTGGCAATAAGCAGACTGCCATCCAGGATCTTTCAAAGGCAGGAGAACTTGGTTTGTATGATGCTTATTCTGTAATCAAGCGCTTGAATAAGTCGAAATAA
- a CDS encoding phage holin family protein, whose translation MFSNDKNVETIGQLIEVLKHYIGLQSEYLKLDVVDKVVRLLTVITMTVVLLGLLTLTLIYLSFGAAFALADLIGSLTFGFCIVAAVYLFILILFVIFRHKWIERPLVRFLASLLMEK comes from the coding sequence ATGTTCTCTAACGATAAAAATGTAGAAACTATCGGGCAGCTCATTGAGGTGCTTAAACATTACATCGGGCTTCAGAGCGAATATCTGAAGCTCGATGTTGTGGATAAGGTGGTACGCCTGCTTACAGTCATCACCATGACGGTGGTACTTCTGGGCTTACTTACGCTTACCCTCATTTACCTATCCTTTGGCGCTGCTTTTGCATTGGCAGACTTAATAGGTAGTCTGACTTTCGGATTCTGCATTGTTGCTGCAGTATACCTATTTATATTAATATTATTTGTAATTTTCCGCCATAAGTGGATCGAGAGACCATTGGTCAGATTTCTGGCAAGCCTCTTAATGGAAAAATAA
- the def gene encoding peptide deformylase — protein MILPIYIYGQPVLRKVAEDITPDYPDLKVLINNMYETLDSSNGIGLAAPQIGLPIRLVVIDLDVLSEDYPEYKGFRHAFINAHILERDEENTDSSEEGCLSIPGINEKVVRPTRIHVKYMDEDFNEHDEWIGGYLARVMQHEFDHLEGTMFVDRVSPLRKNMIAGKLKSIIKGNFRAAYRTKIRR, from the coding sequence ATGATTTTACCGATTTATATTTATGGTCAGCCAGTGCTGAGAAAAGTGGCTGAAGATATTACACCTGATTATCCAGATCTCAAGGTGTTGATTAATAATATGTATGAAACCCTTGATTCCAGCAACGGCATCGGACTGGCTGCACCTCAGATTGGCTTGCCTATCCGCCTCGTTGTTATCGACCTGGATGTGCTCAGCGAGGATTACCCTGAGTATAAAGGATTCCGTCATGCTTTCATCAATGCCCATATCCTAGAGCGCGATGAGGAAAATACCGACTCTTCTGAAGAGGGATGTCTTTCTATTCCTGGTATCAATGAGAAGGTGGTTCGTCCTACACGCATCCATGTAAAGTATATGGATGAGGATTTTAATGAACATGATGAGTGGATAGGGGGATATCTGGCTCGCGTGATGCAGCATGAATTCGACCATTTGGAGGGTACGATGTTTGTTGACCGTGTGTCTCCTCTTCGCAAGAACATGATAGCAGGAAAGCTCAAGAGTATCATCAAGGGCAATTTCCGTGCTGCCTATCGTACTAAGATACGTCGATAG
- a CDS encoding DUF4348 domain-containing protein, with protein MKKLCLLTVLMAVLTIVCFTSVGCTDKKPAPAIDSASSDTVIADTQAMDSTEQLIEETPMPKAADELFDDFVFNFAANRKLQKSRIVFPLPVYHGKKLTKKIEKKHWKMEHFFMRQDYYTLIFDNQKQMKLMKDTTIDHVVIEKVFYSRKTVQQFVFNRINGQWMMTSICYKSMYQNNNASFLKFYGHFATDTAFQARHLHNPVKFTGPDPDDDFSTMTGDIEPETWPAFAPQLPHGMIYNIIYGQKYTESNQKIFVIRGIANGMETSLTFKKIGGKWELIKLNM; from the coding sequence ATGAAAAAACTCTGTTTATTAACGGTGTTAATGGCGGTGCTTACCATCGTTTGTTTCACGTCTGTGGGATGCACAGACAAGAAGCCTGCGCCTGCCATTGATTCGGCTTCATCTGATACGGTGATTGCCGACACCCAAGCGATGGACTCTACAGAACAGCTGATAGAGGAGACTCCGATGCCAAAGGCGGCTGACGAGCTTTTTGATGATTTCGTGTTTAATTTTGCAGCTAACAGAAAGTTGCAGAAAAGTCGTATTGTCTTCCCGCTGCCGGTATATCACGGTAAGAAACTGACCAAGAAGATAGAAAAAAAACATTGGAAGATGGAGCATTTCTTCATGCGCCAGGATTATTACACGCTGATTTTTGATAATCAGAAACAGATGAAACTGATGAAGGATACTACTATCGATCATGTAGTAATAGAAAAGGTGTTCTATAGTAGAAAGACAGTTCAGCAGTTTGTGTTTAATCGCATCAATGGTCAGTGGATGATGACTAGCATTTGCTACAAGTCTATGTATCAGAATAATAATGCCAGTTTCCTGAAGTTTTACGGCCATTTTGCTACAGATACCGCTTTCCAGGCTCGCCACCTCCATAATCCGGTGAAGTTTACCGGTCCTGATCCTGATGATGATTTCAGTACGATGACAGGCGATATAGAACCGGAAACATGGCCTGCCTTTGCGCCTCAACTGCCTCACGGCATGATTTACAATATAATCTATGGTCAGAAATATACCGAGAGCAACCAGAAAATCTTCGTGATTCGTGGTATTGCCAATGGTATGGAAACTTCTCTTACTTTCAAAAAGATTGGAGGAAAATGGGAACTGATCAAGCTGAATATGTAG
- the murB gene encoding UDP-N-acetylmuramate dehydrogenase, with protein MKDIRNYGLLAHNTFGIDAKCSRFLEYESVEEARQIVGLLTEADQPLLILGGGSNLLLTGDYAGTVLHSAIMGIEVLDNKTLAAAEGNDALCNPDWVFLSCGSGEVFDDVVAYAVEHGYHGAENLSIIPGEVGASAVQNIGAYGVEAKDIIYKVEAVEIATGRVVVFDNADCEYSYRQSKFKHEWKDKYLVTHVIYRLQKTFRPDLDYGNIRSALEAKRIAEPTAQQLRDVIIEIREAKLPDPKVLGNAGSFFMNPIVEKAKYEELAALYPGMPHYTIDESHEKIPAGWMIDQCGWKGKSLGRAGVHDKQALVLVNRGGATGEEIVKLCETIQEDVKQKFGIEIHPEVNVK; from the coding sequence ATGAAGGATATTCGTAACTATGGCCTTTTGGCTCACAATACATTCGGGATTGATGCTAAATGCAGCAGATTTCTAGAGTATGAATCGGTTGAGGAAGCCCGACAGATAGTGGGCTTGCTGACAGAGGCTGATCAGCCACTGCTCATTTTGGGCGGTGGTAGTAATCTCTTGCTGACCGGTGATTATGCAGGTACAGTACTCCATTCGGCTATTATGGGTATTGAGGTTCTAGACAACAAGACTTTGGCAGCTGCAGAGGGGAATGATGCTTTGTGCAATCCGGATTGGGTATTCCTTTCCTGTGGTAGTGGTGAGGTGTTTGATGATGTGGTAGCTTATGCCGTAGAGCATGGTTATCATGGAGCGGAGAATCTGAGTATTATTCCGGGTGAAGTAGGTGCCAGTGCGGTTCAGAATATCGGTGCCTATGGTGTGGAAGCTAAGGATATTATATATAAGGTGGAAGCGGTTGAGATAGCTACGGGCAGAGTAGTGGTGTTTGATAATGCTGACTGCGAGTATAGTTACCGTCAGAGTAAATTTAAGCATGAGTGGAAGGATAAGTATCTGGTAACGCATGTGATTTACCGTTTGCAGAAGACCTTCCGTCCGGATCTGGATTATGGTAATATCCGTTCTGCGCTCGAGGCTAAGCGTATTGCTGAGCCTACAGCCCAGCAGCTTCGTGATGTCATCATAGAAATTAGAGAGGCAAAATTGCCTGATCCTAAGGTGTTGGGTAATGCAGGCAGTTTCTTTATGAATCCTATTGTAGAGAAGGCTAAGTACGAAGAACTGGCTGCTCTTTATCCGGGTATGCCTCATTATACAATCGATGAATCTCATGAAAAGATTCCGGCTGGCTGGATGATTGATCAGTGTGGCTGGAAGGGAAAGAGTCTGGGACGGGCCGGTGTACATGATAAGCAGGCACTGGTGCTAGTGAATCGTGGCGGCGCTACGGGCGAGGAAATCGTAAAACTCTGTGAGACCATCCAGGAGGATGTGAAGCAGAAGTTTGGTATAGAGATTCATCCGGAGGTGAATGTGAAGTGA
- a CDS encoding MBL fold metallo-hydrolase, with amino-acid sequence MKVTLLGTGTSGGVPSLGCNCDVCRSTDPHDKRLRSAAMIETENTRILIDAGPDIRQQLLRVPFRKIDGVLVTHIHYDHVGGIDDLRPFCIFGDINIYGDEIVTAGLPHTMPYCFPENAEKLYPGAPKLKLHTIHPHEHYQIGDIEFVPIRVMHDKMPILGYRFGKFAYITDMKSMGDEEYAYLDGVETLVINALRFEKTHHSHQLVSDAIEVSRRIGAKHTYFIHVTHQIGFHDEANKRLPEGFEFGFDGMEIYVENR; translated from the coding sequence ATGAAGGTAACTTTATTAGGTACAGGCACATCGGGCGGTGTTCCTTCGCTGGGGTGTAACTGTGACGTGTGCCGAAGTACGGATCCGCATGATAAAAGATTGCGCAGTGCAGCAATGATAGAAACGGAGAATACCCGTATTCTGATAGATGCCGGACCTGATATCCGACAGCAGTTGTTGCGTGTGCCTTTCAGAAAGATAGATGGCGTCCTGGTTACGCATATCCATTACGACCATGTTGGTGGTATTGATGATTTGCGCCCTTTCTGTATCTTTGGTGATATCAATATCTATGGCGATGAAATCGTTACTGCGGGGCTGCCTCATACGATGCCTTACTGCTTTCCGGAGAATGCAGAAAAACTCTATCCGGGAGCTCCTAAACTCAAATTGCATACCATTCATCCGCATGAGCATTATCAGATAGGGGATATTGAGTTTGTTCCTATCCGTGTGATGCACGATAAGATGCCTATTCTCGGCTATCGGTTTGGTAAGTTTGCCTATATTACTGATATGAAATCTATGGGTGATGAAGAGTATGCTTATTTGGATGGTGTGGAAACACTCGTAATTAACGCACTCAGATTTGAGAAAACACATCACAGCCATCAGCTTGTATCTGATGCTATTGAGGTGTCGCGCAGGATAGGAGCAAAACATACTTATTTTATCCATGTGACTCATCAGATAGGTTTTCACGATGAGGCGAATAAAAGGCTGCCCGAAGGCTTTGAATTTGGCTTCGATGGAATGGAGATATATGTAGAAAATAGATGA
- a CDS encoding SPOR domain-containing protein: protein MKKITVLSMGMCAVLALASCGTSKESAYKKAYEKAQQQEQQAAQAPVAQEPVVAPLETQAPSDEQTEVDNATVRSEDVSLVSGSGLSSYSVVVGSFSLKANAEGLASTLKSAGYDAQIALNTERNMYRVVASTFADKAAAVKSRNQLRAGKYPDAWLLLKK, encoded by the coding sequence ATGAAGAAAATTACAGTATTAAGCATGGGTATGTGCGCAGTTTTGGCGCTCGCAAGTTGTGGTACATCTAAGGAAAGTGCATACAAGAAGGCATATGAGAAGGCTCAGCAGCAGGAACAGCAGGCAGCTCAGGCTCCTGTTGCTCAGGAACCAGTTGTAGCTCCTCTCGAGACTCAGGCTCCTTCTGATGAGCAGACAGAGGTTGATAATGCTACTGTTCGTTCTGAGGATGTTTCTCTCGTCTCTGGTTCTGGCTTGTCAAGCTATAGCGTAGTAGTTGGTTCTTTCTCTCTCAAGGCTAACGCTGAGGGATTGGCTAGTACATTGAAGAGCGCTGGCTACGATGCTCAGATCGCCCTGAACACAGAGCGTAACATGTATCGCGTGGTAGCTTCTACATTTGCTGATAAGGCTGCTGCTGTCAAGAGCCGCAATCAGCTTCGCGCTGGTAAGTATCCTGATGCTTGGTTACTCCTTAAGAAGTAA